A genomic region of Luteibacter aegosomatissinici contains the following coding sequences:
- a CDS encoding D-alanyl-D-alanine carboxypeptidase family protein, with the protein MKLLPRSLFAFAAAALVAGVTVAQQTPPRPAVPRPVVPEAPVPPPPEVDGKSWVLMDYNTGQIIASKDPDVQVEPASITKVMTDYVVSAEIANGKIHMTDPVTISENAWRGGGASTDGSTSFLKLNSQVPLKDLLYGMIIQSGNDAAIALAEHTAGSEPAFANLMNAYAKQIGMVHSNFQNASGYPIANHYTTAHDIAILSRALIHDFPEDYAISAVKEFEWNGIKQHNRNLLLWRDNTVDGIKTGHTAAAGYCLAASAKQGDARMIAIVMGASSEKGRADAALALMNYGFRFYESHKLYDANKPLATPKLWKGADNTLPLGVTENVMISVKRGDYDKLKASLDIPGTLIAPFKKGQQVGTLHVTMDGQPVTDVPLVALQDAPEGGFFSRLWDTIMLWFHSDDSGKK; encoded by the coding sequence ATGAAGCTCTTGCCCCGTTCCCTGTTCGCTTTCGCCGCCGCCGCGCTTGTCGCCGGCGTGACCGTGGCGCAGCAGACGCCGCCGCGTCCCGCGGTGCCGCGCCCCGTGGTGCCCGAGGCCCCCGTGCCGCCGCCGCCGGAAGTGGATGGCAAGAGCTGGGTGCTGATGGACTACAACACCGGGCAGATCATCGCGTCGAAGGATCCGGATGTGCAGGTCGAGCCGGCCTCGATCACCAAGGTGATGACCGATTACGTCGTGTCGGCCGAGATCGCCAACGGCAAGATCCACATGACCGACCCGGTCACCATCAGCGAGAACGCATGGCGTGGCGGCGGTGCCAGCACCGATGGCTCCACCAGCTTCCTCAAGCTCAACAGCCAGGTCCCGCTGAAGGATCTGCTGTACGGCATGATCATCCAGTCGGGTAACGATGCCGCCATCGCCCTGGCCGAGCACACCGCGGGCAGCGAGCCGGCGTTCGCGAACCTCATGAACGCCTATGCCAAGCAGATCGGCATGGTGCATTCGAACTTCCAGAACGCCTCGGGTTACCCGATCGCCAACCACTACACCACGGCCCACGACATCGCGATCCTGTCGCGCGCGCTCATCCACGATTTCCCCGAGGATTACGCGATCTCGGCCGTGAAGGAGTTCGAGTGGAACGGCATCAAGCAGCACAACCGCAACCTGCTGCTGTGGCGCGATAACACCGTCGACGGCATCAAGACCGGCCACACCGCGGCCGCCGGCTACTGCCTGGCCGCCTCGGCCAAGCAGGGCGATGCCCGCATGATCGCGATCGTGATGGGTGCCAGCAGCGAAAAGGGCCGCGCCGATGCCGCGCTGGCGCTCATGAACTACGGCTTCCGCTTCTACGAAAGCCACAAGCTGTACGACGCCAACAAGCCGCTGGCCACGCCCAAGCTGTGGAAGGGCGCCGATAACACCCTGCCGCTGGGCGTCACCGAAAACGTGATGATCTCGGTCAAGCGCGGTGATTACGACAAGCTGAAGGCCAGCCTCGATATCCCGGGTACCCTGATCGCTCCGTTCAAGAAGGGCCAGCAGGTGGGCACGCTGCACGTCACGATGGATGGCCAGCCGGTCACCGACGTGCCGCTCGTGGCCCTGCAGGACGCGCCGGAAGGCGGTTTCTTCTCGCGCCTGTGGGACACCATCATGCTGTGGTTCCATAGCGACGACAGCGGCAAGAAGTAA
- a CDS encoding septal ring lytic transglycosylase RlpA family protein — MFALLLTACGGGSHNTRPSSGKRSSGSGRPYDDISRSQGSRYGSKNDSVPTEMPDFSKIPEPVPKNEPRSLYGNKSPYSVLGQTYNVLPTPKGYVERGIASFYGNKFHGYKTSNLEEYDMYQFSAAHKTLPLPSYARVTNLENGKSVIVRINDRGPFHENRIIDLSFAAAVKIGVWPSGTGLVEVRAIDPNDPSATSTPPYVQTTPKPAPVTAPPPPVRSTRTPPAPSARTAPTAAAVATGAALAAAPRPAPTSTTSTPVAVGNPEDAGPVPGMTNASVGDALPPVAGGQGSGIVTSRGAESARPASTGTPSPAALGAARAPSADIQAPVGTSIPVAKPAAAAPSGATAAVGAASSATPNNPSSPAAVPGKPTIYLQVGAFSDVANANRVADQLNRAGLGPVSVIETSLGGRNVRRVRVGPLADVDTADKVTDQIAGMGLPRPSVAVD; from the coding sequence GTGTTCGCGCTGCTTTTGACCGCGTGCGGTGGCGGCAGCCACAACACACGACCATCCTCGGGCAAGCGCAGCAGCGGCTCCGGCCGTCCCTACGACGACATCAGCCGCTCGCAGGGCTCGCGCTACGGCAGCAAGAACGACAGCGTTCCCACGGAGATGCCGGACTTCAGCAAGATCCCGGAGCCGGTGCCGAAGAACGAACCGCGCTCGCTGTACGGCAACAAATCGCCGTACTCCGTGTTGGGCCAGACCTACAACGTGCTGCCTACGCCCAAGGGCTACGTAGAGCGCGGCATCGCCTCGTTCTACGGTAACAAGTTCCACGGGTACAAAACCTCGAACCTCGAGGAATACGACATGTACCAGTTCAGCGCGGCGCACAAGACGCTGCCGCTGCCGAGCTATGCGCGCGTCACCAACCTTGAGAACGGCAAAAGCGTCATCGTCCGCATCAACGATCGCGGCCCGTTCCACGAGAACCGCATCATCGATCTGTCGTTCGCCGCGGCGGTGAAGATCGGCGTATGGCCCAGCGGTACGGGCCTGGTCGAAGTGCGCGCGATCGATCCGAACGATCCGTCGGCCACTTCCACGCCGCCTTACGTGCAGACCACGCCGAAGCCGGCGCCGGTCACGGCCCCACCGCCGCCGGTACGCTCCACGCGCACCCCGCCGGCACCTTCGGCACGTACCGCGCCAACGGCCGCAGCCGTCGCGACCGGTGCCGCGCTGGCCGCCGCCCCGCGTCCGGCGCCGACGTCCACCACCTCCACGCCGGTGGCCGTCGGCAACCCCGAGGATGCTGGTCCGGTCCCGGGCATGACCAACGCCTCCGTGGGCGATGCGTTGCCGCCCGTCGCAGGCGGGCAGGGCAGTGGCATCGTGACCTCGCGTGGTGCGGAGAGTGCGCGGCCGGCCAGCACCGGCACGCCGTCGCCGGCGGCCCTGGGTGCGGCGCGTGCACCTTCTGCCGATATCCAGGCGCCCGTCGGTACCAGCATCCCCGTCGCGAAGCCGGCCGCCGCAGCACCCTCAGGCGCCACGGCCGCCGTCGGAGCTGCCAGCAGTGCCACGCCGAACAACCCTTCGAGCCCGGCCGCCGTCCCCGGCAAACCCACCATCTACCTTCAGGTCGGCGCGTTCTCCGATGTGGCCAACGCCAACCGCGTGGCCGATCAATTGAACCGCGCGGGCCTGGGCCCGGTCAGTGTGATCGAGACCAGCCTGGGCGGCCGCAACGTGCGCCGGGTGCGCGTGGGCCCGCTGGCCGATGTGGATACCGCTGACAAAGTGACCGACCAGATCGCCGGCATGGGCCTGCCCAGGCCCTCGGTCGCGGTAGACTGA
- the mltB gene encoding lytic murein transglycosylase B has product MDDALPAHRARPARFAPRLLGVTLLLPLLFAANARAATETHPGQAALVREVAKDTGKSPWALNKLLNGAKMQQSIIDAMNRPAEGKPWSAYRPIFLTEERIQAGADFYRTHQALLDGISRKYGVPAEYIVAIVGVETFYGRNTGKYKVLDALTTLAFYYPKRAPFFREQLKVLLELPANHLGGPLDTLTGSYAGAQGWGQFMPSSIRDWGVDYDGDGHIDMKGSMGDIFASVANYFKEHGWQTGGPIAARAQPDRRAQAPAVPKDWRPVAPVESFVADGFAPLQHLDPGRDAQLVRLDGPSGDEYWFTFQNFYVITTYNRSPMYALAVHQLAQEIRARVKGPGAR; this is encoded by the coding sequence ATGGATGATGCTCTGCCTGCGCACCGCGCACGACCCGCTCGATTCGCCCCGCGCCTTCTCGGCGTGACGCTCCTGCTCCCCCTGCTTTTCGCCGCGAATGCGCGGGCCGCCACGGAAACCCATCCGGGCCAGGCCGCCCTCGTGCGCGAAGTGGCGAAGGACACCGGCAAGAGCCCGTGGGCGCTGAACAAGCTGCTGAATGGCGCGAAGATGCAGCAAAGCATCATCGATGCGATGAACCGCCCGGCCGAAGGCAAGCCGTGGAGCGCCTACCGGCCCATCTTCCTCACCGAGGAGCGGATCCAGGCGGGCGCGGACTTTTACCGCACGCACCAGGCGCTGCTCGATGGCATCAGCCGCAAGTACGGCGTGCCGGCCGAGTACATCGTCGCGATCGTGGGCGTGGAAACCTTCTACGGCCGCAACACCGGCAAGTACAAGGTGCTCGATGCGCTCACCACGCTCGCCTTCTACTACCCCAAGCGCGCGCCGTTCTTCCGCGAACAGCTGAAGGTGCTGCTGGAGCTGCCCGCGAACCACCTGGGCGGCCCGCTGGATACGCTCACCGGTTCCTACGCGGGCGCGCAGGGCTGGGGCCAGTTCATGCCCTCGTCCATTCGCGATTGGGGCGTGGATTACGACGGCGATGGCCACATCGACATGAAGGGCTCGATGGGCGACATCTTTGCCAGCGTCGCGAACTACTTCAAAGAACACGGCTGGCAGACCGGTGGCCCCATCGCTGCCCGTGCCCAGCCCGATCGCCGCGCGCAGGCACCGGCGGTGCCGAAGGACTGGCGCCCGGTGGCGCCGGTGGAATCGTTCGTCGCCGACGGATTTGCACCGCTGCAGCACCTGGACCCGGGCCGCGATGCACAGCTCGTGCGCCTGGATGGCCCCAGCGGTGACGAGTACTGGTTCACCTTCCAGAACTTCTACGTCATCACCACCTACAACCGCAGCCCCATGTACGCCCTGGCGGTTCATCAGCTGGCGCAGGAAATCCGCGCCCGCGTGAAAGGCCCCGGCGCACGATGA
- the rodA gene encoding rod shape-determining protein RodA, with the protein MLDQLTVRLKRFGLRLLTRPRLDLPLLLALFLLACAGLATLYSAGGGNYSLVGGQAARFVLGGVLLLVISRIPPPVLRSWTPWLYAGSTALLFVVAALGEGRGAYRWLDLGFMRFQPSELLKLTMPMMVAWYLHPRQLPPGWKDIIVVGLLIAVPAGLIAEQPDLGTALLVAGAGAFALFLSGMAWWRIGLLVGGAGAAIPVAWQFLHEYQRNRVRTLLDPESDPLGNGWHIIQSKIAVGSGGVFGKGWQHGTQSRLDFLPEHTTDFIFAVFSEEFGLVGVIAIMLLYAFIIGRCLWIAMNARDTYSRLLAGAIGMSFFVYVAVNGGMVAGILPVVGVPMPLVSYGGTSAVSLLTGFGVLMSIHANRKLHD; encoded by the coding sequence GTGCTCGATCAGCTCACCGTCCGCCTGAAGCGCTTCGGCCTGCGCCTGCTTACGCGGCCACGCCTGGACCTGCCGCTGTTGCTGGCGCTGTTCCTGCTCGCCTGCGCGGGCCTGGCCACGCTGTACAGCGCGGGCGGCGGCAATTACTCGCTCGTGGGCGGTCAGGCGGCGCGCTTCGTGCTGGGCGGTGTGCTGCTGCTGGTGATTTCGCGCATCCCGCCGCCCGTGCTGCGCTCATGGACCCCGTGGCTCTATGCCGGCAGCACAGCGCTGCTGTTCGTGGTGGCTGCGCTGGGCGAGGGCAGGGGCGCGTATCGCTGGCTCGACCTGGGCTTCATGCGCTTCCAGCCGTCCGAGCTGCTGAAGCTCACCATGCCGATGATGGTGGCCTGGTACCTGCACCCGCGGCAGCTGCCGCCGGGCTGGAAGGACATCATCGTGGTCGGCCTGCTGATCGCCGTGCCGGCTGGCCTTATCGCAGAACAGCCTGATCTCGGCACCGCGCTGCTCGTGGCAGGGGCGGGCGCGTTCGCCCTGTTCCTCTCGGGCATGGCCTGGTGGCGTATCGGCCTGCTGGTAGGCGGCGCGGGCGCCGCCATCCCGGTGGCATGGCAGTTCCTGCACGAATACCAGCGCAACCGCGTGCGTACCCTGCTGGACCCGGAATCCGATCCGCTGGGCAACGGCTGGCACATCATCCAGTCGAAGATCGCGGTGGGCTCCGGCGGCGTGTTCGGCAAGGGCTGGCAGCACGGCACGCAGTCGCGCCTGGATTTCCTGCCCGAGCACACCACCGACTTCATTTTTGCCGTGTTTTCCGAAGAATTCGGCCTGGTCGGCGTTATCGCCATCATGCTGCTCTACGCCTTCATCATCGGCCGCTGCCTGTGGATCGCGATGAATGCGCGCGACACGTACTCGCGTCTCCTCGCGGGTGCGATTGGCATGAGCTTTTTCGTATACGTGGCGGTGAACGGTGGCATGGTGGCCGGCATCCTGCCCGTGGTCGGCGTGCCCATGCCGCTCGTTAGCTACGGTGGCACGTCTGCGGTGTCGTTGCTCACGGGCTTCGGCGTGCTCATGTCGATCCATGCCAACCGCAAACTCCACGATTAA
- the mrdA gene encoding penicillin-binding protein 2: MSRRRASIKEMRGEVALFRRRALAGFALILLGLIAVCTRYVYLQVYHHDEFAARSEQNRIKPRAIPPARGLIYDRNGVLLADNVPAFRLEVTPEQVGDMDKMLADLGAVVPLSDDDITLFKKQVKQSRRFEGVPLKLKLTEDEIGRFAVNRWRFPGVDVVPYLTRRYMMGPEFAHVLGYVSRIDADDLDRMDDDEEASYKGTTHIGRIGIERSYEKLLHGAPGYELVEVNADGRTQAVLDTTPPTPGKNLYLSIDVRLQKAALEGLAGRPGAAIAIDPRNGQVLAFASYPTFDPNLFVNGISSADYKSLTTDPDKPLYNRALRGVYPPGSTVKPLLALGGLTLGIRRPSDTVFSNGQFCIPGQSRCYRDDDRGGNGTVNMMQAIEKSTNTYFYKLALDMGIDRLSAWMSKFSFGSKTGIDLVGEAEGVLPSREWKATRSKAGWFPGETIIAGIGQGYWAVTPIQLAHAIATFAGHGIPYAPHLLMDTQDGVDSPRVAQSFPPEGPSIVKRDSDWQAVNQGMIDVINSGKGTGKKLGIGFPFVMAGKSGTAERFSRKTDAYDNNKNSAYLASRHRAWFIAYTPADDPKIAVAVLLEAGAWGAQDSGPIVRKILDQWVVDQGGARPEELPAGPIATSDAPIENAPASASSVQGAQPAPAESSELPPDDNGEDQ; this comes from the coding sequence ATGAGCCGGCGGCGCGCCTCCATTAAGGAAATGCGCGGTGAGGTGGCGTTGTTCCGCCGCCGCGCCCTGGCTGGTTTCGCCCTGATCCTGCTCGGCCTCATCGCGGTGTGCACGCGCTACGTGTACCTGCAGGTGTACCACCACGATGAATTCGCGGCGCGTTCGGAGCAGAACCGGATCAAGCCGCGCGCGATCCCGCCGGCGCGCGGGCTTATCTACGATCGCAATGGCGTGCTGCTCGCCGACAACGTGCCGGCCTTCCGCCTGGAAGTGACGCCGGAACAGGTCGGCGACATGGACAAGATGCTCGCTGATCTCGGGGCCGTCGTGCCGCTCAGCGACGACGACATCACCCTGTTCAAGAAGCAGGTGAAGCAGAGCCGCCGGTTCGAAGGCGTCCCGCTGAAGCTCAAGCTCACCGAAGACGAGATCGGCCGCTTCGCCGTGAACCGCTGGCGCTTCCCCGGCGTGGACGTGGTGCCGTACCTCACCCGTCGTTACATGATGGGCCCCGAGTTCGCGCACGTGCTCGGCTACGTCAGCCGGATCGATGCCGATGACCTCGATCGCATGGACGATGACGAAGAGGCCAGCTACAAGGGCACCACGCACATCGGCCGGATCGGTATCGAACGTTCTTACGAAAAGCTCCTGCACGGCGCGCCGGGCTATGAGCTGGTCGAAGTGAACGCCGATGGCCGCACCCAGGCCGTACTGGATACCACGCCGCCCACGCCCGGCAAGAACCTCTACCTCTCGATCGATGTACGCCTGCAGAAGGCGGCGCTGGAAGGTCTCGCCGGCCGTCCTGGCGCGGCAATCGCCATCGATCCGCGCAATGGCCAGGTACTGGCCTTCGCGAGCTACCCCACGTTCGATCCCAACCTGTTCGTCAACGGCATCAGCTCCGCGGACTACAAGTCGCTGACCACCGACCCGGACAAACCGCTGTACAACCGTGCGCTGCGCGGCGTGTACCCGCCGGGCTCCACGGTGAAGCCGCTGCTCGCGCTCGGTGGCCTTACCCTGGGCATCCGCCGCCCGAGCGATACGGTGTTTTCGAATGGCCAGTTCTGCATCCCGGGCCAGAGCCGCTGTTACCGCGATGACGACCGCGGCGGTAACGGCACGGTCAACATGATGCAGGCCATCGAAAAATCAACGAACACCTACTTCTACAAGCTCGCGCTCGACATGGGCATCGACCGGTTGTCCGCCTGGATGTCGAAGTTCAGCTTTGGCAGCAAAACCGGTATCGACCTGGTCGGCGAGGCCGAGGGCGTGTTGCCGTCGCGCGAGTGGAAGGCCACGCGCTCGAAGGCCGGCTGGTTCCCCGGCGAAACCATCATCGCGGGCATTGGCCAGGGTTACTGGGCGGTCACGCCGATCCAGCTGGCGCATGCGATCGCCACCTTTGCTGGGCATGGCATTCCGTACGCGCCACACCTGCTGATGGATACCCAGGATGGCGTGGATAGCCCGCGCGTGGCGCAATCGTTCCCGCCCGAAGGGCCGTCGATCGTCAAGCGCGATAGCGACTGGCAGGCCGTGAACCAGGGCATGATCGACGTGATCAACTCGGGCAAGGGTACCGGCAAGAAGCTGGGTATCGGCTTCCCGTTCGTCATGGCCGGCAAGAGCGGCACCGCCGAACGCTTCTCGCGTAAAACCGACGCCTACGACAACAACAAGAACTCCGCGTACCTGGCCAGCCGCCACCGCGCGTGGTTCATCGCGTATACGCCGGCGGATGATCCGAAGATCGCCGTGGCCGTGCTGCTGGAAGCCGGCGCCTGGGGCGCGCAGGATTCCGGCCCGATCGTGCGCAAGATCCTCGACCAGTGGGTGGTCGACCAGGGTGGTGCGCGGCCGGAAGAGTTGCCTGCCGGCCCGATCGCCACGTCCGATGCGCCGATCGAGAACGCACCCGCCAGCGCCAGCAGCGTGCAGGGCGCGCAGCCCGCGCCGGCCGAAAGCAGCGAATTGCCGCCGGACGACAACGGCGAGGACCAGTAA
- the mreD gene encoding rod shape-determining protein MreD: MNKTRVRQLWFAATLLLSLVLMLIPLPGPLTPYKPYWPALVLLYWCLQSGDRVTLGLAFCLGVGADLFDGMLLGEQALRLTAMVFIALRFRSRLRFFPMWQQTLAVLGFLLNDRVLLLLVRVLGGDPLPPADFWISPFVGAALWPFLFLILDDLRARLRIHEA, translated from the coding sequence ATGAACAAGACCCGCGTACGCCAGCTCTGGTTTGCCGCCACGCTGCTGCTCTCGCTCGTGCTCATGCTGATCCCGCTGCCGGGCCCGCTGACGCCCTACAAGCCCTATTGGCCCGCGCTCGTGCTGCTGTACTGGTGCCTGCAATCGGGCGATCGCGTCACCCTGGGCCTGGCCTTCTGCCTGGGCGTGGGCGCCGATCTGTTCGATGGCATGCTGCTGGGCGAGCAGGCGCTGCGCCTTACCGCCATGGTGTTCATCGCGCTGCGTTTCCGCTCGCGCCTGCGCTTCTTCCCCATGTGGCAGCAGACCCTCGCCGTGCTCGGCTTCCTGCTCAACGATCGCGTGCTCCTGCTGCTGGTTCGCGTGCTCGGTGGCGATCCGCTGCCGCCGGCGGATTTCTGGATCTCGCCGTTCGTGGGCGCGGCGCTGTGGCCGTTCCTGTTCCTGATCCTCGATGACCTGCGTGCGCGCCTGCGCATCCACGAGGCATGA
- the mreC gene encoding rod shape-determining protein MreC: protein MALNRDDKSPLFSPGVAGTLRLIVYLALACVLMVLDHRGGWLANVRYGLSIIVEPVYRIAGLPSQGFQAATVAFADRQRLTEANQRLREDLLLANAKLNRMASVAEQNQRLKELLDTQHSLSLNVQLARLIGVDLGAFRHRITLNVGARDQVKPGQVVIDARGVMGQIIEVMPTTSVAMLITDPNHAIPVTIERTGLRTVAYGSRGGDMLTLPNIPVSADVQAGDKLVTSGLGGRFPTGFPVGTIRDVGQTASGTFLSANAMPAADLDRSEDVLLLHDLAEPAGPPELAPNAGPPADMAPDPNAPPSTPVPNPTLPKVTAPTASGAPARASTSATGSTP from the coding sequence ATGGCCCTTAATCGCGACGATAAGTCGCCGTTGTTCTCGCCCGGCGTGGCGGGCACCCTGCGGCTTATCGTGTACCTCGCGCTCGCCTGCGTGCTGATGGTCCTCGACCATCGCGGCGGGTGGCTGGCCAATGTGCGCTACGGCCTCTCCATCATCGTCGAGCCGGTGTATCGCATCGCTGGCCTGCCGTCGCAGGGTTTCCAGGCGGCGACGGTGGCGTTCGCCGATCGCCAGCGCCTCACCGAGGCCAACCAGCGCCTGCGCGAGGACCTGCTGCTGGCCAATGCCAAGCTCAACCGCATGGCGTCCGTGGCCGAGCAGAACCAGCGCCTGAAGGAACTGCTCGATACCCAGCACAGCCTCTCGCTCAACGTGCAGCTGGCCCGCCTGATCGGCGTGGACCTGGGCGCGTTCCGCCACCGCATCACGCTGAACGTGGGCGCGCGCGACCAGGTGAAGCCGGGGCAGGTGGTGATCGATGCGCGCGGCGTCATGGGCCAGATCATTGAAGTGATGCCGACCACCTCGGTCGCCATGCTGATCACCGACCCCAACCACGCCATTCCGGTGACCATCGAGCGCACCGGCCTGCGTACCGTGGCTTACGGCTCGCGCGGCGGCGACATGCTCACCTTGCCCAACATCCCGGTCTCGGCCGATGTACAGGCCGGCGACAAGCTGGTGACCTCCGGCCTGGGCGGCCGTTTCCCGACCGGCTTCCCGGTGGGCACCATCCGCGACGTGGGCCAGACCGCGTCGGGCACGTTCCTCTCAGCGAACGCCATGCCGGCCGCCGATCTGGATCGCAGCGAAGACGTCCTGCTCCTGCACGATCTGGCCGAACCGGCCGGCCCGCCCGAACTGGCGCCCAATGCCGGTCCGCCGGCCGACATGGCCCCGGACCCGAACGCACCGCCGAGCACGCCCGTACCTAACCCGACGCTGCCCAAGGTCACCGCACCCACGGCCAGCGGCGCGCCCGCGCGCGCTTCCACCAGCGCCACCGGGAGCACGCCATGA
- a CDS encoding rod shape-determining protein produces MFKKFRGLFSNDISIDLGTANTLIYVRGQGIVLNEPSVVAIRQDRGPGGPRAVAAVGGDAKRMLGRTPGNIATVRPMKDGVIADFTMTEAMLQHFIKQVHRSRMLRPSPRVLVCVPCGSTQVERRAIKESAEGAGARDVFLIEEPMAAAIGAGIPVHEARGSMVLDIGGGTSEVAVISLNGIVYSQSVRVGGDRFDEAIINYVRRNHGTLIGESTAERIKLEVGCAFPQSEVREMEISGRNLAEGVPRMFSINSNEVLEALHEPLSGIVAAVKAALEQTPPELCSDVAERGIVLTGGGALLRDLDRLISEETGLHVAVADDPLTCVARGGGKALEMIDQHGSDFFAFE; encoded by the coding sequence ATGTTTAAGAAGTTCCGCGGACTCTTTTCGAACGACATCTCCATCGATCTCGGCACGGCGAATACGCTCATTTATGTGCGTGGGCAGGGCATTGTCCTGAACGAACCGTCGGTGGTCGCCATTCGCCAGGACCGTGGTCCGGGCGGCCCGCGCGCGGTTGCCGCCGTGGGTGGCGATGCCAAGCGCATGCTGGGCCGTACCCCGGGCAATATCGCCACGGTGCGCCCCATGAAGGACGGCGTCATCGCCGACTTCACCATGACCGAGGCGATGCTCCAGCACTTCATCAAGCAGGTGCACCGCTCGCGCATGCTGCGCCCCAGCCCGCGCGTGCTGGTGTGCGTGCCCTGCGGCTCCACCCAGGTGGAACGCCGCGCCATCAAGGAATCGGCCGAAGGCGCCGGTGCCCGTGACGTCTTCCTGATCGAAGAGCCGATGGCGGCCGCGATCGGTGCCGGTATCCCGGTGCACGAGGCCCGCGGCTCCATGGTCCTCGATATCGGCGGCGGCACCTCCGAAGTGGCGGTCATCTCGCTGAACGGCATCGTGTACTCGCAGTCCGTGCGCGTCGGCGGCGATCGCTTCGACGAGGCCATCATCAACTACGTGCGCCGCAACCACGGCACCCTCATCGGTGAATCCACCGCCGAGCGGATCAAGCTCGAAGTGGGCTGCGCCTTCCCGCAGAGCGAAGTCCGCGAGATGGAAATCTCCGGCCGTAACCTCGCCGAGGGCGTGCCGCGCATGTTCTCGATCAACTCCAACGAGGTGCTGGAAGCCCTGCACGAGCCGCTCTCCGGCATCGTGGCGGCGGTGAAGGCCGCGCTGGAGCAGACCCCGCCGGAGCTGTGCTCCGACGTGGCCGAGCGCGGCATCGTGCTTACCGGCGGTGGCGCCCTGCTGCGCGACCTGGATCGCCTCATTTCCGAGGAAACCGGCCTGCACGTGGCCGTGGCCGATGACCCGCTCACCTGCGTGGCCCGCGGTGGCGGCAAGGCCCTGGAGATGATCGACCAGCACGGCAGCGATTTCTTCGCGTTCGAATGA
- a CDS encoding carbohydrate kinase family protein: protein MTAVICGSLAYDTIMVFQDQFKNHIIPDQVHILNVSFLVPAMRREFGGCAGNIAYNLKLLGGEPMPVATVGQDFAPYRAHMEKHGIRLDGVRQYDDMFTPQCFITTDLDNNQITAFHPGAMSNAHDNHVRDIPNYEFGIVAPDGREAMLQHVDEFAARGVPFIFDPGQAMPLFNGEEFRSMIEKATYVIVNDYESQLLQQRTGWNAEEIASKVKAYIVTLGPRGSLIYADGSTIEIPPARERQVVDPTGCGDAYRAGLIFGIMKNYDWATVGRMASLMGALKVEHPGTQNQFFTYDQFVAEFEDQFGYKLG from the coding sequence ATGACTGCCGTAATCTGCGGATCGCTCGCCTATGACACCATCATGGTGTTCCAGGACCAGTTCAAGAACCACATCATTCCGGATCAGGTGCACATCCTGAATGTGTCGTTCCTGGTGCCGGCCATGCGCCGCGAGTTCGGCGGTTGCGCCGGCAACATCGCCTACAACCTGAAGCTGCTCGGCGGCGAGCCGATGCCGGTCGCGACGGTGGGCCAGGATTTCGCCCCGTACCGCGCGCACATGGAAAAGCACGGCATTCGCCTGGATGGCGTGCGCCAGTACGACGACATGTTCACCCCGCAGTGCTTCATCACCACCGACCTGGATAACAACCAGATCACGGCGTTCCACCCGGGTGCCATGTCGAACGCGCACGACAACCACGTGCGCGATATCCCGAATTACGAGTTCGGCATCGTCGCGCCGGATGGCCGCGAAGCCATGCTGCAGCACGTGGATGAATTCGCAGCGCGCGGCGTGCCCTTCATCTTCGATCCGGGCCAGGCCATGCCGCTGTTCAACGGCGAAGAGTTCCGCTCGATGATCGAGAAGGCGACCTACGTCATCGTCAACGACTACGAGTCGCAGCTGCTGCAGCAGCGCACCGGTTGGAACGCGGAAGAGATCGCCTCGAAGGTGAAGGCGTACATCGTGACGCTTGGCCCGCGCGGCTCGCTCATCTACGCCGATGGCAGCACGATCGAGATCCCGCCGGCCCGCGAGCGCCAGGTCGTCGATCCGACCGGTTGCGGCGATGCGTATCGCGCCGGCCTCATCTTCGGCATCATGAAGAACTACGACTGGGCCACCGTGGGCCGCATGGCATCGCTGATGGGTGCGTTGAAGGTCGAGCACCCGGGCACGCAGAACCAGTTCTTCACTTACGACCAGTTCGTCGCTGAATTTGAAGATCAGTTCGGTTACAAGCTGGGCTGA